The stretch of DNA GATCTCAGCACTTTTCTCCAGCAACACCCGGCCGCCTTCTAACCGGGACTCCCCACATCCCCCCAAAGAACCTGAAAAACCAAGAAACACTGGGTGTACCTGGTGCGCAAGAGCGTATCCCAAACTGGGACTCGCGAGGCAACTCGCACTCAGAACACTACGGCGGAGACGCCAGTCCGAGCCTGGGAGAGACAGGAACCGGCACTCAGGGGCTAGGCCGGGTGGGGAAGGAGTGCGTCGttaacttatttctcattgctcctaataatatttatgtgtatttatgtgtgtccCCTAGGTGATGGAGGGGTGtgtgtaatatttattttaacttatgCAGGAGTGCGAGATGTGCACCTTGCTGCAAATGCAGGTCTCTGGGTATTTATTGGACTCTGTGGGATTGGTGGAGGCAAGCACCCAGAACTGAGGGAGGCCGGGAAAAGGGATGGAAGAAACCCGGGTCGAGATGGCGCCCGGGCTGGGAGTCAAGGACGGTGGTGGGTCGTAGTGACACTCTCAGTCCTCCAGCATCTCAACTCGTGAGTCTGTGAAGATTCGGGGAGCCGTTGAGAATAAGGTCCCTGGCCTTCGATCTCCTCCAAGTTGCCTCCAAGGGGGTGGCTGCGGGGTCGGTGGGCTGTCAGGAGGCTGGGGTCGCCCCGTATGTTCTATGAACACAAATAAACTTGATTTATTGTCAGCAGTCATGTGAGTGTCTCTTTGCAAGCGGCGGTCCCCTACTCTCCTTAAGGcgccaaggaggaggaggaggagccggcCGAGAAGCCGCAGTCAAGTCCCCAGCCGGTGCTCCTCCCGGGGTCCCTGAGCCCCTCCTTCCGGAACCACTGAACCCAGCATCTTGTGACCGGATGCTGTTAGTCGTTGCCCAGTCTGCGGTTTTTCTCAGTTCACAAGGGGCAAGTCCGACGTGAGTCAATCTCCCTCTCCCCGGGTGCAGGACTCACGGAAGTCACGTCGCGCGAGGCGGGGCGTGAGGCGGCCGGGGCGGGACTTCCGGCCCCAGAAGGGCGGCTGACTGGGGCCTCCTCCCCTTTCCCGGGGCCTCTTCTGCAGCTCTCGAGGGCTGCGGATCTGAGCTGGGCCTGCCGGGAAAGAGGCGGGTCGCGAGTGGGGAGGGTGGTCCTACGCGGGGGGCGGGGTCGCGTCTGCAGTAGCAACAGGGTGCGGCTGGGCTGGGGGCGCGGGCCCAGCTCCCAGGGAGACCCTGCGCGCGGGCGGCACCTGCTAGACTCCCAGATCTCCTGCGCAGCCCCGCCCTCCCTGGGACCCCGGCGCGGCCGCCGCCCGAGTCCGGGAAggtaggtgggggaggggagatggagTGGGTTGCAGAAGAACAGGGAGAGTAGCGCAAGGGTCTGGGGACCTCTGCGGGTTCGGAGAGCTTCATATCACTGAAGGTGGGGCGCGGCAAGCGGCTGAGAATCGCTGGCTGTTTGCGAAATTTCATAGGAAAAGCCTTAGCGGATCCCGGGCTGCGGAAGAGCCTGGGGCCTCGGCGTCTGCAGGCTGGGCGGGACGGACTGGAAAGGGAAAGAGTTCTCTCCTGTGGACTGCGCGGCGCCGCTTCGCATCCGCAAAGGCTTTCTCTCCCCCTTCTCCAGCTCCAGCCTGAGCCATGTTTTTCACCTGTGGCCCAAATGAGGCCATGGTGGTCTCCGGTAAGTATTGTTTTCTGCTCAGCCAGTGATCCCCCCTGCAGAGGTCCGTTCAGAGGAAGTCCCTGCAGAggtctcttccctctctccctaccAGCTCCCCAGCGCCAGACCTTCTGTCTACCCCACCCACGATGGCTGCATGCCACCCACTTGTGATTTTTCCTTCCCTAGCCTTCCAAGGCCTGGACTGCCCCTGGCCCCTGTCAGCTTCCAGCTTTCCTCGTGGAGGTTGCTCCCACGCTCCCTTCCCAAGTTCTGTCTCCCATGTTATACCTCTACCGTGGCCACGGGCCACCACGCCTCACGGCCCCCTCCCTTCTCAGGTTTCTGCCGGAGCCCTCCAGTCATGGTAGCTGGAGGCCGTGTCTTTGTCCTGCCCTGCATTCAGCAAATCCAGAGGTAGGTAGCAAGAAGACTGGGGAAAGGGacccattttctccttttcttccttttcatgctGTCCACCCCTTCTCTTTCCCTTAGGATCTCACTCAACACACTGACCCTCAATGTCAAGAGTGAAAAGGTTTACACTCGCCATGGGGTCCCCATCTCAGTCACTGGCATTGCCCAGGTGAGGCTTTCAGAGCCTTTCCCCCAAAGCCCGCTCCCCAACCCAGAAACTTCTGTGTCCCCAGAtgttaagaatcttccacagccTTCCCAACTTCTGCCTGTGGAGAAATTTCTCTGTGAGTCTCCACTTCTCCAGGGATCCCCAAGGCACCTGACTCTCCCTGCCTCTACTCTGGCTTCAGGAGGCCTTCCCCACACTCACCCCAACTCTGTTCTGGCTACAGGTGAAGATCCAGGGCCAGAACAAGGAGATGCTGGCTGCCGCCTGCCAGATGTTCCTGGGGAAGACGGAGGCAGAGATCGCCCACATTGCGCTGGAGACACTGGAGGGCCACCAGAGGGCTATCATGGCCCACATGACCGTGGAGGTGGGCCTGAGGGcagagagagatggggaggggaTGCCAGAGTGCAAGGGGCCTAGGAACCCAACTAGTCTGAGGAAGACAGTGCCCAGAGGATCTGAGCatgtcccttccttcttccttccatccTATTATCCCAGGAAATCTATAAGGACAGGCAGAAATTCTCAGAGCAGGTTTTCAAAGTGGCCTCCTCAGACCTGGTCAACATGGGCATCAGTGTGGTCAGCTACACCCTGAAGGACATTCACGACGATCAGGTAAACCTCAGCAGTTGGTCCTCCCTGCTTTCCTGCTCCCATCTGATAAACCTTCCCTCCTGAGGATTGTGACATCAGCATCTCTCCCACAGGACTATTTGCACTCCTTGGGGAAGGCTCGAACAGCTCAGGTCCAGAAAGATGCTCGGATTGGGGAAGCAGAAGCCAAAAGAGACGCCGGGATCCGGGTGAGAGAGCTGGGGGTTGCTTGGTCTCCGAGTGCTTTTTGTGGGGCAGGGGGGCTGGCGCGAGGGCCAGTGGAGCAGGGTTGGCAGAGGACGTAAATGAGGCCAGGCCCAGGGCGAAGATGGAGGAGCTCGATGGAGAGCAGGCTCTCTCCCTGGGGGCTTCTTCTTTCTACTCTGATGCCCTACCCAATCTCTGCATGAACAGGAGGCCAAAGCCAAGCAGGAAAAGGTGTCTGCTCAGTACCTGAGCGAGATCGAAATGGCCAAGGCACAGAGGGACTACGAGCTGAAGAAGGCCGCATACGACATCGAAGTCAACACGCGCCGAGCACAGGCTGACCTGGCCTATCAACTTCAGGTCAGAGTCCCCATGCTGGCCCTGCAGCCAGGCTGGACTTGACTCTCTCCCTGTTCTCAGGCCACCACTCTCTCTCATATCCTGCTCTGATCCCCTTATTCTGACTCTCGGTTTCTGACCCAACTCCTCCATATGAGGAAGATTTAAAAGACCTGAATGTTTCagctgaaaagcaaagaaaaggccTAGAAAGGGGGTGTAGATAGGGCTGATCTCGAGCTTGGGACAGGTTGTGTCCTGGGCAAGGGCACCTGGATGAGGGGTGAACCAGAGCTCAGATCAGCCTGTGCTCCACTACCCAAGCTGCGCATTGGGCTGAGTGAATGGGTCTGCATCTCCCCAGAGGAACGAGTGCCTTTTTCTCATGGCGGTCCTCCACAGGCTGCCAGCAGCCCTGGCAATCACAGAGGGTATGAGGAGGGGAAACGTGGACTTGGGCTCTGAATCCTACAAAGTGACCTGTGGGGGCCTTGATAGTGCAGCAAAGTGTAGTTGATCCTTATCATTTGCAGATCTTGTATTTGAGAATTTGCCTCAgtactaaaatgttttaaagagctAATGCTAAATGAGCACTGGTTTAAATGCTAAAAGAGTACTGGTTTCCCTAGTGCTCTTTGTATTGATGACCATTTGCAGACATGCACAGAGTGGAGAAAAATTTGAGTTGCCTGATAATGAGCCTTTCAGTTGAGGTTGAACAACATATTTTTCCCTTCTTGTTTTAGCTCCTACTGTAAACaatgtcattttcacagtatattCAGTGCTACATATTTTGCACTTTTGTGCTCTATGTTGGTGATTTCACAGTTCAAAATGCCCCCAAGTGTAGTACTGAGTGCTGTCTAGTGTTCCTAAGTCCAAGAAGACTTGATGTGCTTGAGGGAGAAAATACATGTGTTAGATAAACTTCTTTCAGGCATGAGTTATAGTGCTGTTGGATGTGAGTTCATTGTTAATGAATCAACAAATACATTACATATAGTGTCTTTACacagaaatacataaaacaaggatatataggacttccctgacaatccagtggttaattaagactgtgcttccagtgcatgggtcgatccctggttggggaactaagatcccacaataagtatttgttaattCAATGTTTATGGCTACTTTATGAAAACCGGAACTACCATGAATAATGAGAATCAACTGTACTTTGAGACCTTTACCCAATATTATGAAATTCATTTTTGCCAAGGGTTGGTGCAGGCTGAAAGCATTAGAGCAACACATCTTTAGTTATGATATTAAATCCCTCGTGGCTTGACGGGTACCTGAGTGTGGCATAGTACTTTGctgctcaaagtgtggtctgcCTCCCAGCAACAGCACATCCCTGGGGAGCTTGTTATAAATACAAAATCTGAGGCTCCAGCCCAACAGACCaatcagaatctgtattttaacaaaatcTCTAGGTGATTCATGTACACATTGAAGTTTGAGAAGCATTGATTTAGTGAAAACCACCAGCTTGGGTGGGAATTTATATTCTCAACATGGCTTTCCTTGTCTGCTAATCAAAGGATAGCCTGGTTAGGGTTCTGTTCAACTTTTATTAGTTCCTCGTTTTGTGTCAGACTTTGTGCTAGGTGCTGGAAAAATAAGGATTTATTCAACCGAGATCCTTTAGgtgcctactatatgccaggcattggAGGTGAGTATATAAGTATGAAAGAGATAGAATAAAAGTCCTGCCCTCTTGGAGCTTTACATTATAATACATGAAACAACAAATAAGCCAATAAATATCTTCATTGGCTCTAATTAAGTTGTTTAAGTGCTATGAAGGAAATAAATCGGTGGTATTCTGTTGGAGGGGTACTCTATTAGGTTTGGGGTGATCAGAGAAAGCTTCTGTGAGGAAATGATAGATAAGATAACCCTGAAGATGAGAAAGAACCAGCAATGTAAAGAGTTGCAAGTCAAGAACGTTCCAGTCCAGTGCTGTTCAaagagaactttctgtgatgatggaaatgctATATATCTATGCTGTGATGTTAAGCACTTGTAATGAGGCTTGTGTGACGGAGGcactgcattttaaatttttttattttaacttacttATATATGACAAGTGACTAGGTAGGGGACTTGCACATGCAAAGACTTTGATATAGGAAAGAGGGGGTGTGTCCCAGGAACACAAAGGATGTTTCTGATCCAACAAGGCTGGTGTGCTGTGAGGGAACCAGATCTCCTAGGGTTTGGggaaccagtattcttgcctggagaatccccatgaacagaggagcctggtgggctacagttcatggggtcgcaaagagtaggacatgactgagcgactaaacacacaacAACAG from Muntiacus reevesi chromosome 20, mMunRee1.1, whole genome shotgun sequence encodes:
- the FLOT1 gene encoding flotillin-1 isoform X2 — translated: MVAGGRVFVLPCIQQIQRISLNTLTLNVKSEKVYTRHGVPISVTGIAQVKIQGQNKEMLAAACQMFLGKTEAEIAHIALETLEGHQRAIMAHMTVEEIYKDRQKFSEQVFKVASSDLVNMGISVVSYTLKDIHDDQDYLHSLGKARTAQVQKDARIGEAEAKRDAGIREAKAKQEKVSAQYLSEIEMAKAQRDYELKKAAYDIEVNTRRAQADLAYQLQVAKTKQQIEEQRVQVQVVERAQQVAVQEQEIARREKELEARVRKPAEAERYKLERLAEAEKSQLIMQAEAEAEAVRMRGEAEAFAIGARARAEAEQMAKKAEAFQLYQEAAQLDMLLEKLPQVAEEISGPLTSANKITLVSSGSGAMGAAKVTGEVLDILSRLPESVERLTGVSISQVNHKPLRTA
- the FLOT1 gene encoding flotillin-1 isoform X1 — encoded protein: MFFTCGPNEAMVVSGFCRSPPVMVAGGRVFVLPCIQQIQRISLNTLTLNVKSEKVYTRHGVPISVTGIAQVKIQGQNKEMLAAACQMFLGKTEAEIAHIALETLEGHQRAIMAHMTVEEIYKDRQKFSEQVFKVASSDLVNMGISVVSYTLKDIHDDQDYLHSLGKARTAQVQKDARIGEAEAKRDAGIREAKAKQEKVSAQYLSEIEMAKAQRDYELKKAAYDIEVNTRRAQADLAYQLQVAKTKQQIEEQRVQVQVVERAQQVAVQEQEIARREKELEARVRKPAEAERYKLERLAEAEKSQLIMQAEAEAEAVRMRGEAEAFAIGARARAEAEQMAKKAEAFQLYQEAAQLDMLLEKLPQVAEEISGPLTSANKITLVSSGSGAMGAAKVTGEVLDILSRLPESVERLTGVSISQVNHKPLRTA